One Euphorbia lathyris chromosome 1, ddEupLath1.1, whole genome shotgun sequence DNA segment encodes these proteins:
- the LOC136232547 gene encoding probable receptor-like protein kinase At5g61350: MLISDSASTLPAGNHFNGLFNYAYEVSYRLNVGGPILTPENDTLSRTWLSDTNYNSFPEGAENVSVSTSKVKYPKKGDGNGDGGDKATNFIAPPLVYATAEQMANSETLQQNFNLTWTMNVDPGFAYLVRLHFCDIISKSLNDLYFNVYINGLMGASALDLSSLTSSLSTAYFADFVLNSSSVTNDSVTVQIGPVSGVQSGQANAILNGIEVIKMSNSKGRGFFGDDGSKSMNVLKIVAVVGLLLGLLAMLLLIIGFMKWQKRPQDWEKRKSFSSWLLPIHATNNNSTFASSVKSSKSSKSSKSCSRKSSIFGSRKASKSVYSGYFSNAGLGRYFTFSELQHATHNFDEKAVIGVGGFGKVYIADLDDGTKTAVKRGSPSSQQGINEFQTEIQMLSKLRHRHLVSLIGFSDEKSEMILVYEFMANGPLRDHLYGANKPPLTWKKRLEICIGAARGLHYLHTGPSQGIIHRDVKTTNILLDENWVAKVSDFGLSKAASMDQGYVSTAVKGSFGYLDPEYFRKQQLTEKSDVYSFGVVLFEVLCARAVIDPKLPREQVSLSEWAMQWHRKGLIHKIVDPVIADSINPKSLKKFVEAAEKCLAEYGVDRPGMGDVLWNLEYALQLQEVTSEPAIPEDKSTNMIALENLRGGMATIELGDSSISVSDDSEVTGGSPMFSQIQSFQGR, from the coding sequence ATGTTAATTTCCGATTCTGCATCGACGCTTCCGGCGGGAAATCATTTCAatggtttgtttaattatgcATATGAGGTTTCTTATCGGTTGAATGTTGGGGGTCCGATTTTAACTCCGGAGAATGATACACTCTCAAGAACATGGCTTTCTGATACCAACTATAATTCCTTCCCAGAAGGAGCTGAAAATGTGTCTGTTTCCACTTCTAAGGTCAAATACCCTAAGAAGGGAGATGGAAATGGAGATGGTGGAGATAAAGCTACCAATTTCATTGCTCCTCCTCTAGTTTATGCAACTGCAGAGCAAATGGCGAATTCGGAAACCCTGCAACAGAATTTCAATCTCACTTGGACGATGAATGTTGATCCAGGATTTGCTTATCTGGTCAGATTGCATTTTTGTGACATTATAAGCAAGTCCCTAAATGACTTGTACTTCAATGTGTATATAAATGGATTAATGGGGGCATCCGCTCTTGACCTTTCATCGCTTACCAGTTCTCTTTCAACAGCTTATTTTGCGGATTTCGTGTTGAATTCATCATCTGTGACTAATGATTCTGTCACGGTTCAGATTGGGCCGGTGTCCGGGGTGCAGTCAGGGCAAGCTAATGCTATTCTGAATGGGATAGAAGTGATCAAGATGAGCAACTCCAAGGGGCGGGGTTTTTTTGGTGATGATGGATCAAAAAGTATGAATGTGTTGAAGATTGTTGCAGTTGTTGGTCTACTTTTGGGGCTTTTAGCTATGCTGCTTCTGATTATAGGTTTTATGAAATGGCAGAAGAGGCCTCAAGATTGGGAGAAGCGAAAAAGTTTTTCGTCCTGGCTCCTTCCAATCCATGCTACCAACAACAATTCTACTTTTGCATCATCGGTGAAGAGCAGCAAGAGTAGCAAGAGCAGTAAGAGTTGCTCTCGGAAATCGAGCATTTTCGGTTCCAGGAAAGCAAGCAAGAGTGTCTACTCAGGTTACTTCTCTAATGCAGGTCTCGGACGGTATTTCACCTTCAGTGAATTGCAACACGCAACACACAATTTCGACGAAAAGGCAGTAATTGGTGTTGGAGGTTTCGGAAAAGTGTACATAGCAGACCTCGACGATGGGACTAAAACTGCGGTAAAACGAGGAAGCCCGAGTTCACAGCAAGGAATAAATGAATTCCAGACAGAAATACAAATGCTCTCCAAGCTAAGGCATAGACATCTTGTTTCACTCATTGGCTTCTCAGATGAGAAATCAGAGATGATTTTAGTATACGAATTCATGGCGAATGGACCTCTTCGGGACCACCTCTATGGCGCGAATAAACCTCCGTTGACATGGAAAAAAAGGCTGGAGATATGCATAGGGGCAGCTCGCGGATTGCACTATCTTCACACGGGTCCATCACAGGGCATTATCCACCGAGATGTGAAAACCACAAACATTCTTCTTGATGAGAATTGGGTTGCAAAAGTATCAGATTTCGGCCTGTCTAAAGCTGCATCAATGGATCAAGGATATGTAAGCACAGCTGTGAAAGGCAGCTTCGGATATCTCGATCCTGAGTACTTCAGGAAGCAACAGCTGACAGAGAAATCAGATGTGTACTCATTCGGGGTAGTCCTTTTCGAGGTTTTATGCGCGAGGGCTGTGATAGATCCGAAATTGCCAAGAGAGCAGGTGAGTTTGTCAGAGTGGGCAATGCAGTGGCATAGAAAGGGATTGATACATAAGATAGTTGATCCGGTGATAGCAGATAGTATTAATCCGAAATCGCTGAAAAAGTTCGTTGAAGCAGCGGAGAAATGCTTGGCGGAATACGGGGTTGATAGGCCTGGAATGGGAGATGTGTTGTGGAACTTGGAGTATGCATTGCAGCTTCAGGAGGTAACTTCTGAGCCTGCAATTCCTGAAGATAAGAGTACAAATATGATTGCGTTGGAGAACCTGCGAGGAGGAATGGCGACGATTGAATTAGGGGATTCTTCCATTTCGGTGAGTGATGATTCTGAAGTAACAGGAGGTTCTCCAATGTTCTCTCAGATACAAAGTTTTCAAGGGAGGTAA